The nucleotide window CCGCGATCTCCTCGTCGACGTACACGACAATCGTCTGTTTCTCCATCGTCAGTCCCCCCTCATGGGACCTTCGAGTCGTTATCTGTATTCTCCTCCTCCGAATCGCCCAGATAGCGCCGGATTGTCCGAAGCAGGAGATCCTTCCTCAGCGGCTTGGTCAGGTAATCATCCATTCCTTGGCGCAGACACTGCTCTCGATATCCGGCGATCGCATGCGCCGTCAGCGCGATGATAGGCGCCCGCCCGATGTTGTGCCCTCGTTCCCACGCTCTGATCGCTCGTGTCGCCTCAAACCCGTCCATTTCCGGCATCTGCACGTCCATCAGGATAAGATCGTAGTGAACCTGCCGAATGGCATTGACCGCCGCCATCCCATTGCCCGCGATCACGACCCAGTACCCGGCCTTCTCCAAAATCCTTCTCACCAGATTCTGATTATCCACATTGTCTTCGACCAGCAGGATGTGTCGCGGGAGCGTGGAGCGTATTGTCTCCGGGATCGACGGCTCGGCGGGCGCCTCCGCCGCCTCCGCCCTTCGAAGCAGCCCCATCAACATATCCAGGAGCTTGGACTGCTTGACCGGTTTGGTCAGGACCACCTCGATTCCCAGCTCTTTCCTGGTGGCAGGGGGCAACCCTTCCCAGGACGAGAGCATCACCACCCTGATTGCCTGAAGCCTTGGGTCCTCCCGGATCGCCCGCGCCACAGCCGCCCCGTCCATGCCCGGCATGTGATAATCCAGGAGGACGATCTGATAGCGCGCCTGTGGCGCGCGCAACAGCGCCAGGGCCTCCTCCCCGCCAGCCGCCTCGCCAATTGACATACCCCACGTCTGAAGCGTTCGTCGAAGGATCAGACGATTGGTCGGATTGTCATCCACCACCAGCACCGCCACGTCGCGTAAATCGGGATACGCCTCGCGCCCCGCCTGTACTGTTTCAGCTTCAGGCTCCGCCACGGATACGGTCAGATCACAATAGAAGGTGGATCCTGTGCCGACCTCGCTCTCGACCCATATCCGGCCGCCCATCAGCTCCATGAGGGACTTCGAGATACTCAAGCCCAGCCCGCTTCCCCCAAACCGCCGGGCCGTCGTCGCATCAGCCTGAGCAAACGGGTCAAAGATCCTGGTCTGCTGATGTTCAGGAATGCCGATCCCGGTATCGGCCACCGAGCAATGAAGTCCGACTTGTCCGGGCGTATCAACCTTCGTCTGCTCAACCTGGATAGCGACCTCCCCGCGCTCCGTAAACTTGATGGCATTGCCCACCAGGTTCACCAATACCTGTCTCAGGCGCGTGGGATCGCCGAGTACACGCGACGGCAGCGCGGGATCCACATAGCACGTCAGCTCCAGCCCCTTTTTTTGGGCCCGAATGCTCAGGATCTCGGCCACGCCTTCAACCACCTCTCGCAGGTGAAAGGCCACCTCTTCGATCGCCATCTGACCCGCCTCAATCCTGGAGAGATCGAGGATATCGTTGATGACGGTCAGCAACGCCTCGGAGGAGGATTGCACCACCTGCAAGAACTCTCGTTGTTCCGTCGTGAGCGCCGTATCGAGGGTGAGCTCGGTCATGCCGATGATGGCGTTCAGCGGTGTCCGGATCTCATGGCTCATCTTGGCCAAAAACTCACCCTTGGCGTGGCTGGCCGCTTCGGCGGCCAATTTGGCCTGCTGCATCGCGGCCTCCGCCCGCTTGCGCTCTTCGACCTCTCGTTTCAGCTCTTCGGCGTGACGTTGCACCGAACTCCAGAGTCGGCTGTGCTCAATGACAATGGCCACCTGATCCGCCAACGGGAGCAGGCGCTCAATATCTCGTGAGGAGTAGGCGTCCGTCGTGAGGCTGTCGAGGAAGAAAACCCCCAGCACCTCTCCGCCGGCCAGGAGGGGAAGCGCAAGGGCGGACCGGACCCCCTCCTGCGCCAGATACGTTTCATCCCTGAACTTGGCCTCGTTGACCAGATCGCGCACGAACCGTGGCTCTCCGTGGGCAAGCATCCATTCGATCGCCGTGTCGTTCGTCTTCGGCCAGCTCTGTCCTTGATGGGCCGCGAGCGGGACGTGAGCGACGGAGTACGCTACCCGAAGTTGATCGCCTTCCGGGAGAATCACCCCCAGACGGTCATACGGGATGTACGACTCCACCGCACGGGCAAACGTATCGAACACCTCGTCGAGTTCGAGCGATCGGTTCAGCAGTCGGCTTAGCGTGAACAGCGCCTCCCATCGCGCGGCGAGGTCCTTCGTTGTCTCATACAGTTGAGCCAATTCGGTATGGGCGGCTGCCAGGTCTGCGTCTGCCTGCTTCCTGGCGGTGACGTCCTGCTTAATCGCAATGAAATGGGTGATCTGCCCACGATCGTCTCGAACGGGGGCGATGGCCTGCTCTTCGGTATAGAGGCTGCCGTCCTTCCGCCGGTTGATCATTTCGCCGTGCCAGACCTGCCCGGCAAGGATTGTCTCCCAGATATGCTGGTAGAACTCGGTATCATGATGGCCGGATTTGAGGAAACGCGTGGTTCGGCCGAGCATCTCCTGTGGCGTGTAGCCGGTCAATGTCGTGACAGCGGGATTGACCCACGTGATCTTCCCTTCCCGGTCAGTGATCATGATGCCGTTCGCCGCGGCCTCCAGCGCCGTCGTATGCAAGTGCAGTTGGGCTTCCGCCTGTTTGCGTGCGGTAATGTCCCGAATCGCGCTCATGACGATGCCGCCATCCTTGGTGGGATAGTGGCTGAGCTTGATATCGACCGGAAACTCCCGCCCGTCCTTGCGCACGCCGTAGAGTTCCAGACCTATCCCCATGGGCCGCGTCACAGGGTGTGTCAGATAGGTGGCGCGATGCGCGGTGTGCTGCGTGCGGAGATGCTCCGGCACTAGCATCTCAAGGGGTGCGCCCACCAACTCTTGCTGCGTATAGCCGAATAGCCGCTCCGCCTCGTCATTGGCAAGCACGATGCGCCCCGTCTTATCGACCAGCAACATGGCGTCCGGCGCATCCTTCACCAGCCCGCGAAACTTTGCCTCGCTTTCAGCCAGCGCGTTGAGCGTCTCATGCAGACCGGCAGCCAGACGGTTGAGCTCGTCCACTACTCGCGGCGCTGCCGGGCATTTGCCCACGACACACTCATCCAGACTGGCGGCCAGACGGTTGAGTTCGTCAATAACCGATGCTGAGCGTGAACTCGGTTGCATAGTCATCCTTATCCGCGTCAAGCGGCCGGCGGTCAGCTAACAGCTTGCAGGCCGGACGCC belongs to Candidatus Methylomirabilis lanthanidiphila and includes:
- a CDS encoding Histidine kinase — its product is MQPSSRSASVIDELNRLAASLDECVVGKCPAAPRVVDELNRLAAGLHETLNALAESEAKFRGLVKDAPDAMLLVDKTGRIVLANDEAERLFGYTQQELVGAPLEMLVPEHLRTQHTAHRATYLTHPVTRPMGIGLELYGVRKDGREFPVDIKLSHYPTKDGGIVMSAIRDITARKQAEAQLHLHTTALEAAANGIMITDREGKITWVNPAVTTLTGYTPQEMLGRTTRFLKSGHHDTEFYQHIWETILAGQVWHGEMINRRKDGSLYTEEQAIAPVRDDRGQITHFIAIKQDVTARKQADADLAAAHTELAQLYETTKDLAARWEALFTLSRLLNRSLELDEVFDTFARAVESYIPYDRLGVILPEGDQLRVAYSVAHVPLAAHQGQSWPKTNDTAIEWMLAHGEPRFVRDLVNEAKFRDETYLAQEGVRSALALPLLAGGEVLGVFFLDSLTTDAYSSRDIERLLPLADQVAIVIEHSRLWSSVQRHAEELKREVEERKRAEAAMQQAKLAAEAASHAKGEFLAKMSHEIRTPLNAIIGMTELTLDTALTTEQREFLQVVQSSSEALLTVINDILDLSRIEAGQMAIEEVAFHLREVVEGVAEILSIRAQKKGLELTCYVDPALPSRVLGDPTRLRQVLVNLVGNAIKFTERGEVAIQVEQTKVDTPGQVGLHCSVADTGIGIPEHQQTRIFDPFAQADATTARRFGGSGLGLSISKSLMELMGGRIWVESEVGTGSTFYCDLTVSVAEPEAETVQAGREAYPDLRDVAVLVVDDNPTNRLILRRTLQTWGMSIGEAAGGEEALALLRAPQARYQIVLLDYHMPGMDGAAVARAIREDPRLQAIRVVMLSSWEGLPPATRKELGIEVVLTKPVKQSKLLDMLMGLLRRAEAAEAPAEPSIPETIRSTLPRHILLVEDNVDNQNLVRRILEKAGYWVVIAGNGMAAVNAIRQVHYDLILMDVQMPEMDGFEATRAIRAWERGHNIGRAPIIALTAHAIAGYREQCLRQGMDDYLTKPLRKDLLLRTIRRYLGDSEEENTDNDSKVP